The following are encoded together in the Bacillus cereus group sp. RP43 genome:
- the ssb gene encoding single-stranded DNA-binding protein, translated as MMNRVILVGRLTKDPDLRYTPNGVAVATFTLAVNRAFANQQGEREADFINCVIWRKQAENVANYLKKGSLAGVDGRLQTRNYDGQDGKRVYVTEVLAESVQFLEPRNGGGEQRGSFNQQPSGAGFGNQSSNPFGQSSNPGNSGNTGNSGFTKNDDPFSNVGQPIDISDDDLPF; from the coding sequence TTGATGAATCGTGTTATCCTCGTTGGTCGTTTAACTAAGGACCCTGACTTACGTTACACGCCCAATGGTGTTGCAGTAGCTACTTTTACGTTAGCTGTGAATCGCGCATTTGCGAATCAACAAGGTGAGCGTGAAGCTGACTTTATTAATTGTGTAATATGGCGTAAACAAGCAGAAAACGTGGCAAATTATTTGAAAAAAGGTAGCTTAGCAGGCGTAGACGGACGTCTTCAAACTCGTAATTACGATGGACAAGATGGTAAACGTGTATATGTAACAGAAGTTCTTGCGGAGAGCGTACAATTTTTAGAGCCGCGTAATGGCGGTGGGGAGCAACGTGGTTCATTCAATCAGCAACCATCAGGAGCTGGTTTCGGTAACCAAAGCTCTAACCCATTTGGTCAATCTAGTAATCCAGGTAACTCAGGTAACACTGGTAACTCTGGATTTACGAAGAATGACGATCCATTTTCGAATGTTGGTCAACCGATTGACATTTCGGACGACGATTTACCATTTTAA
- the rpsR gene encoding 30S ribosomal protein S18 has protein sequence MAGRKGGRAKRRKVCFFTSNGITRIDYKDVDLLKRFVSERGKILPRRVTGTSAKYQRKLTVAIKRARQMALLPYVGE, from the coding sequence ATGGCAGGACGCAAAGGTGGACGTGCGAAACGTCGTAAGGTGTGTTTCTTCACATCTAACGGCATCACTCGCATTGACTATAAAGATGTTGATTTATTAAAACGTTTCGTTTCTGAGCGTGGTAAAATTTTACCTCGTCGTGTAACAGGGACAAGCGCAAAATACCAACGCAAACTTACAGTTGCAATTAAACGTGCTCGTCAAATGGCACTTTTACCATATGTTGGTGAATAA